A region of Lagenorhynchus albirostris chromosome 20, mLagAlb1.1, whole genome shotgun sequence DNA encodes the following proteins:
- the MAP2K3 gene encoding dual specificity mitogen-activated protein kinase kinase 3 isoform X5, whose protein sequence is MESPAASQPAGVPASKGKSRRKKDLRISCVSKPPAPSPTPPRNLDSRAFITIGDRNFEVEADDLVTISELGRGAYGVVEKVRHAQSGTIMAVKRIRATVNSQEQKRLLMDLDVNMRTVDCFYTVTFYGALFREGDVWICMELMDTSLDKFYRKVLDKDMTIPEDILGEIAVSIVRALEHLHSKLSVIHRGAEGRVLPLADVKPSNVLINKEGHVKMCDFGISGYLVDSVAKTMDAGCKPYMAPERINPELNQKGYNVKSDVWSLGITMIEMAILRFPYESWGTPFQQLKQVVEEPSPQLPADRFSPEFVDFTAQCLAPACPQPALFCPSLRKNPAERMSYLELMEHPFFTSHKTKKTDIAAFVKEILGEDS, encoded by the exons GAAAGTCCAGGAGGAAGAAGGATTTACGAATCTCCTGCGTGTCCAAGCCGCCGGCGCCCAGCCCCAC GCCCCCCCGGAACCTGGACTCCCGGGCCTTCATCACCATCGGGGACAGG AACTTTGAGGTGGAGGCGGATGACCTGGTGACCATCTCGGAGCTGGGCCGAGGCGCCTACGGGGTAGTGGAGAAGGTGCGGCACGCCCAGAGCGGCACCATCATGGCCGTGAAG CGCATCCGTGCCACCGTGAACTCGCAGGAGCAGAAGCGCCTGCTCATGGATTTGGACGTGAACATGCGCACGGTCGACTGCTTCTACACCGTCACGTTCTACGGTGCCCTCTTCAGAGAG GGAGACGTGTGGATCTGCATGGAGCTCATGGACACATCCCTGGACAAGTTCTACCGGAAGGTGCTGGACAAGGACATGACGATCCCAGAGGACATTCTCGGGGAAATCGCTGTATCT ATTGTGAGGGCCCTGGAGCACCTGCACAGCAAGCTGTCCGTGATCCACAGAG GAGCTGAAGGGCGTGTCCTGCCCCTGGCAGACGTGAAGCCGTCCAACGTGCTCATCAACAAGGAGGGCCACGTGAAGATGTGCGACTTTGGGATCAGTGGCTACCTGGTGGATTCCGTGGCCAAGACGATGGATGCCGGCTGCAAGCCCTACATGGCC CCTGAGAGAATCAACCCGGAGCTGAACCAGAAAGGCTACAATGTCAAGTCCGACGTCTGGAGCCTCGGCATTACCATG ATCGAGATGGCCATCCTGCGGTTTCCTTATGAGTCCTGGGGGACCCCGTTCCAGCAGCTGAAGCAGGTGGTGGAGGAGCCATCCCCGCAGCTCCCAGCTGACCGCTTCTCCCCCGAGTTTGTGGACTTCACTGCACAGTG TCTGGCCCCAGCCTGCCCTCAGCCTGCCCTGTTCTGTCCTAGCCTGAGAAAGAACCCTGCGGAACGCATGAGCTACCTGGAGCTGATG GAACACCCTTTCTTCACCTCGCACAAAACCAAGAAGACCGACATCGCTGCCTTTGTGAAGGAGATCCTGGGAGAGGACTCGTAG
- the MAP2K3 gene encoding dual specificity mitogen-activated protein kinase kinase 3 isoform X6 → MESPAASQPAGVPASKGKSRRKKDLRISCVSKPPAPSPTPPRNLDSRAFITIGDRNFEVEADDLVTISELGRGAYGVVEKVRHAQSGTIMAVKRIRATVNSQEQKRLLMDLDVNMRTVDCFYTVTFYGALFREGDVWICMELMDTSLDKFYRKVLDKDMTIPEDILGEIAVSIVRALEHLHSKLSVIHRDVKPSNVLINKEGHVKMCDFGISGYLVDSVAKTMDAGCKPYMAPERINPELNQKGYNVKSDVWSLGITMIEMAILRFPYESWGTPFQQLKQVVEEPSPQLPADRFSPEFVDFTAQCLAPACPQPALFCPSLRKNPAERMSYLELMEHPFFTSHKTKKTDIAAFVKEILGEDS, encoded by the exons GAAAGTCCAGGAGGAAGAAGGATTTACGAATCTCCTGCGTGTCCAAGCCGCCGGCGCCCAGCCCCAC GCCCCCCCGGAACCTGGACTCCCGGGCCTTCATCACCATCGGGGACAGG AACTTTGAGGTGGAGGCGGATGACCTGGTGACCATCTCGGAGCTGGGCCGAGGCGCCTACGGGGTAGTGGAGAAGGTGCGGCACGCCCAGAGCGGCACCATCATGGCCGTGAAG CGCATCCGTGCCACCGTGAACTCGCAGGAGCAGAAGCGCCTGCTCATGGATTTGGACGTGAACATGCGCACGGTCGACTGCTTCTACACCGTCACGTTCTACGGTGCCCTCTTCAGAGAG GGAGACGTGTGGATCTGCATGGAGCTCATGGACACATCCCTGGACAAGTTCTACCGGAAGGTGCTGGACAAGGACATGACGATCCCAGAGGACATTCTCGGGGAAATCGCTGTATCT ATTGTGAGGGCCCTGGAGCACCTGCACAGCAAGCTGTCCGTGATCCACAGAG ACGTGAAGCCGTCCAACGTGCTCATCAACAAGGAGGGCCACGTGAAGATGTGCGACTTTGGGATCAGTGGCTACCTGGTGGATTCCGTGGCCAAGACGATGGATGCCGGCTGCAAGCCCTACATGGCC CCTGAGAGAATCAACCCGGAGCTGAACCAGAAAGGCTACAATGTCAAGTCCGACGTCTGGAGCCTCGGCATTACCATG ATCGAGATGGCCATCCTGCGGTTTCCTTATGAGTCCTGGGGGACCCCGTTCCAGCAGCTGAAGCAGGTGGTGGAGGAGCCATCCCCGCAGCTCCCAGCTGACCGCTTCTCCCCCGAGTTTGTGGACTTCACTGCACAGTG TCTGGCCCCAGCCTGCCCTCAGCCTGCCCTGTTCTGTCCTAGCCTGAGAAAGAACCCTGCGGAACGCATGAGCTACCTGGAGCTGATG GAACACCCTTTCTTCACCTCGCACAAAACCAAGAAGACCGACATCGCTGCCTTTGTGAAGGAGATCCTGGGAGAGGACTCGTAG